One stretch of Cohnella algarum DNA includes these proteins:
- the rsmD gene encoding 16S rRNA (guanine(966)-N(2))-methyltransferase RsmD has product MRVISGQARGRPLKAVPGDATRPTTDKVKEALFSMIGPYFDGERVLDLFAGTGGLGIEALSRGAGHAVFVDASPKSVAVVRSNLEATRLADRAEVYRNDAGKAIRLLEKKGLKFDLLFLDPPYIMKDCAERLLDLAARGLVAEGATAVVEHESAFDYGDGFGPFRRRRHAAYGEVALSIYRYEGEA; this is encoded by the coding sequence GTGAGAGTCATATCGGGACAAGCCAGGGGACGGCCGCTCAAGGCGGTTCCCGGCGACGCGACGCGTCCGACGACGGACAAGGTGAAGGAAGCGCTGTTCAGCATGATCGGGCCGTATTTCGACGGGGAAAGGGTGCTCGATCTGTTCGCCGGAACGGGCGGGCTCGGCATCGAGGCGCTAAGCCGCGGGGCGGGGCATGCGGTGTTCGTGGACGCGAGTCCCAAGAGCGTGGCGGTCGTCCGAAGCAATCTGGAGGCGACGAGGCTGGCCGATCGGGCGGAAGTGTACCGGAACGATGCCGGCAAGGCGATCCGGCTGCTGGAGAAGAAGGGGCTTAAGTTCGATCTGCTTTTTTTGGACCCTCCCTATATAATGAAAGATTGCGCGGAGCGGCTGCTCGACCTGGCCGCCAGGGGGCTTGTGGCCGAAGGCGCGACGGCGGTCGTGGAGCACGAATCGGCCTTCGATTACGGAGACGGGTTCGGCCCGTTTCGACGGCGGCGGCACGCGGCGTACGGCGAGGTTGCCTTATCCATCTATCGATATGAAGGAGAAGCGTAA
- the coaD gene encoding pantetheine-phosphate adenylyltransferase: protein MTRNTSRQEGEHPNRIAVYPGSFDPVTFGHLDIIRRAAKQFDRLIVAVLNNTKKNALFTVQERTELLREVTKDIPNIEIDSFRDLLVKYMRSRNAQVSVRGIRSVTDFEYELQMASTNRHLDEGIETIFMMTNPKYSYLSSSIVKEIAQFNGQVQELVPPAVEAALRRKFGTS from the coding sequence ATGACGCGGAACACATCCAGGCAGGAAGGCGAGCATCCGAACCGGATCGCGGTCTATCCGGGCAGCTTCGATCCGGTCACGTTCGGCCATTTGGACATTATCCGGCGGGCGGCGAAGCAGTTCGACCGGTTGATCGTGGCGGTGCTGAACAACACGAAAAAAAACGCGCTGTTCACGGTGCAGGAGCGAACCGAGCTGCTGCGGGAAGTGACGAAGGACATCCCGAACATCGAGATCGACAGTTTTCGGGATTTGCTCGTCAAATATATGCGCTCCCGCAATGCGCAAGTGAGCGTTCGAGGCATTCGTTCGGTGACCGATTTCGAGTACGAGCTGCAAATGGCGTCGACGAACCGGCATCTCGACGAAGGCATCGAAACGATTTTCATGATGACGAATCCGAAGTATTCGTATTTGAGCTCGAGTATTGTCAAGGAAATCGCTCAGTTTAACGGGCAGGTGCAGGAGCTTGTGCCCCCTGCCGTGGAAGCCGCGCTCAGACGCAAGTTCGGAACGTCGTAG
- a CDS encoding nucleoside recognition domain-containing protein translates to MSEGIKKKSVLVSVLLGACALLLVASIVRSPGEAFRASLGGFEVWWQTVFPGLLPPLILAELLAASGLLHGLAVIGEPVTRKMFRLPGVSGWAIALGWAAGAPAGARETARLREKGFVRDEDTDTLLLVSHVPSPFLVVLVIGSGFLHSPLYGWAIAAGLWLSAAAAGWLWARLMKAAAPAVPPPLPVGSPSAALRRAYRAVREARQEDGRPFGQQISDAVTHSVATLMAVGGLMMLSAVLLRMIQVAFPGADAWLAVPGVYEMHLGAYETGRSALFESEPVHAAALLAAVLAWTGFSGLLQARAVFGAGRPFPWLRFIAGRLLHAALALAFVYPLATAVRQGWLAQLVPAWAAGGPPGGTESAGLSFPGGWALSSATLATAVASIAVFLLLALLAALIRPPKRPPEP, encoded by the coding sequence GTGAGCGAAGGCATAAAGAAAAAATCCGTTCTCGTGTCCGTTTTGCTTGGCGCGTGCGCGCTGCTGCTTGTCGCCAGCATCGTTCGCTCGCCGGGGGAAGCGTTCCGCGCCTCGCTCGGCGGGTTCGAGGTGTGGTGGCAGACGGTGTTTCCCGGCTTGCTGCCGCCGCTTATTTTGGCCGAGCTGCTGGCGGCGTCCGGCCTGCTCCACGGGCTGGCGGTTATTGGGGAGCCGGTTACCCGGAAGATGTTCCGGCTGCCGGGCGTATCCGGTTGGGCCATCGCCCTGGGCTGGGCGGCCGGAGCGCCCGCGGGCGCGAGAGAAACGGCGCGGCTCAGGGAAAAAGGATTCGTGCGCGACGAGGATACGGACACGCTGCTGCTCGTTTCGCACGTGCCGAGCCCGTTTCTGGTCGTGCTCGTGATCGGCAGCGGTTTTTTGCATTCTCCTCTGTACGGATGGGCGATTGCGGCGGGGTTATGGCTGTCGGCGGCCGCCGCGGGGTGGCTGTGGGCGCGGCTGATGAAGGCGGCGGCCCCGGCCGTGCCGCCGCCGCTGCCGGTCGGCTCCCCTTCCGCCGCGCTGCGCCGGGCTTATCGCGCCGTCCGCGAAGCGCGGCAGGAAGACGGGCGGCCGTTCGGGCAGCAAATTTCCGACGCGGTGACCCATTCCGTCGCGACGCTGATGGCCGTCGGCGGCCTTATGATGCTGAGCGCCGTGCTGCTGCGCATGATTCAGGTCGCGTTTCCCGGCGCCGACGCCTGGCTGGCGGTGCCCGGCGTCTACGAAATGCACCTCGGCGCTTACGAAACGGGCCGCTCCGCCTTGTTCGAGTCCGAGCCGGTTCACGCCGCCGCTCTCCTTGCCGCCGTGCTTGCCTGGACGGGCTTCAGCGGCCTGCTGCAGGCGCGGGCCGTTTTCGGCGCCGGCCGCCCGTTCCCCTGGCTGCGCTTTATCGCCGGACGCCTGCTGCATGCCGCCCTCGCGCTCGCCTTCGTTTATCCGCTCGCCACGGCCGTCCGGCAAGGGTGGCTCGCGCAGCTGGTCCCGGCTTGGGCCGCCGGCGGGCCGCCGGGCGGAACCGAAAGCGCCGGTTTATCGTTCCCCGGCGGCTGGGCGCTTTCTTCGGCGACGCTGGCGACCGCGGTCGCATCCATCGCCGTTTTTTTGCTGCTGGCCCTGCTCGCCGCGCTCATTCGCCCGCCCAAGCGCCCGCCGGAGCCTTGA
- a CDS encoding nucleotidyltransferase codes for MRTVGIVVEYNPLHNGHLYHIRQSRKITGADAVVAVMSGHFLQRGEPALADKWARAEMALRAGCDLVLELPVAYSAQPAQWFAYGAVGVLAATGAVDALCFGSESGELAPLVSIAERLAEEPEAVGARLGELLKTGLPYPTAFNEAVRSYLAGEGLIADAGFRLDQPNHTLGLHYLLALRRLDSRIEPYSIRREKSGYNQTSITDDRIASATALRKLLAEQADLSAIAPFVPESTLDVLRREAAAGRAPITWEAFARPLFHRLLQSSEAELAAFAEVTEGLEFRIRQSLRALPSYAVEALLETLKTKRYTRTKLQRTLLRILLGHRKEELSPERLASGIEYIRVLGFGERGRTLLRRMKTSASVPVVQSAAEGDWAYLRLDAQATAVYSLAFDPASPGGAWRDYTEPPVRF; via the coding sequence ATGCGCACGGTCGGAATCGTCGTCGAATACAATCCATTGCATAACGGCCATCTCTATCACATTCGGCAATCAAGGAAAATAACGGGAGCGGACGCGGTCGTCGCCGTCATGAGCGGCCATTTTTTGCAGCGGGGGGAGCCGGCGCTCGCGGACAAATGGGCGCGCGCCGAAATGGCGCTCCGCGCGGGCTGCGACCTCGTGCTGGAGCTGCCCGTCGCGTACAGCGCCCAGCCGGCGCAGTGGTTCGCGTACGGAGCCGTCGGCGTGCTCGCGGCGACCGGAGCGGTCGACGCGCTGTGCTTCGGCAGCGAAAGCGGGGAGCTGGCTCCGCTCGTAAGCATCGCGGAGCGGCTCGCGGAGGAGCCGGAGGCGGTCGGGGCCCGGCTCGGCGAACTGCTGAAAACGGGACTGCCGTACCCGACCGCGTTCAACGAAGCGGTCCGCTCGTATTTGGCCGGCGAGGGCTTGATCGCGGACGCCGGCTTTCGGCTGGATCAGCCGAACCATACGCTCGGCCTGCACTATTTGCTTGCGCTCCGGCGGCTCGACAGCCGAATCGAGCCCTATTCGATCCGCCGCGAAAAATCCGGCTACAATCAGACGTCGATTACCGACGACCGGATCGCCAGCGCCACCGCGCTGCGCAAGCTGCTCGCCGAGCAGGCGGACTTGTCGGCCATCGCGCCGTTCGTGCCCGAGAGCACGTTGGACGTTTTGCGGCGGGAGGCGGCGGCCGGCAGGGCGCCGATCACGTGGGAAGCGTTCGCCCGCCCGCTGTTCCACCGTCTGCTGCAATCGAGCGAGGCGGAGCTGGCCGCGTTCGCGGAAGTGACGGAAGGGCTGGAGTTCCGCATCCGCCAGTCGCTCCGTGCGCTTCCGTCCTACGCCGTCGAGGCGCTGCTCGAGACGCTGAAGACGAAGCGCTATACGCGCACGAAGCTGCAGCGGACGCTGCTGCGCATTTTGCTCGGCCACCGCAAGGAGGAGCTCTCGCCGGAGCGGCTCGCGTCCGGCATCGAGTATATTCGCGTTCTCGGCTTCGGCGAACGGGGCCGGACCCTGCTGCGCCGGATGAAAACGTCCGCGTCCGTCCCGGTCGTCCAAAGCGCGGCAGAGGGCGATTGGGCTTATTTGCGCTTGGACGCGCAAGCGACCGCCGTCTATTCGCTTGCCTTCGACCCCGCTTCGCCCGGCGGCGCCTGGCGCGATTATACGGAGCCTCCGGTTCGCTTTTAA
- a CDS encoding YceD family protein produces MLLNVQELAARKVPVRLSESFDAAKTVENLRDVKPLSPVSAELTAEYANGMIEVSGHLDCRLQLACSRCLDPIEYDCRVSFRESFKIVSKEMAERGEQDDEDFVPIYGDSLELRPYVEEELLLHLPYAPLCREDCKGLCSECGHNLNHGTCGCNREKIDPRLAALKDWYDTRPN; encoded by the coding sequence ATGTTGCTGAACGTTCAAGAACTCGCGGCCCGCAAGGTCCCCGTACGCTTAAGCGAGTCCTTCGATGCGGCGAAAACGGTTGAAAATCTGCGCGACGTGAAGCCGCTGAGTCCCGTCTCCGCGGAACTTACCGCGGAATACGCGAACGGAATGATCGAAGTTTCGGGCCATCTCGACTGCCGACTGCAGCTTGCGTGCTCTCGTTGCCTTGATCCGATCGAGTACGATTGCAGGGTTTCGTTTCGGGAATCCTTCAAGATCGTATCGAAAGAAATGGCCGAGCGCGGGGAGCAGGACGACGAAGATTTTGTGCCGATATACGGCGACAGCCTGGAGCTTCGCCCGTATGTGGAGGAAGAATTGCTTCTTCATCTGCCGTATGCGCCGCTTTGCCGTGAGGACTGCAAGGGATTATGCTCCGAGTGCGGGCACAATCTCAATCACGGAACTTGCGGATGCAACAGGGAGAAAATCGATCCCCGGCTTGCGGCGTTGAAGGATTGGTACGATACGAGGCCGAACTGA
- the rpmF gene encoding 50S ribosomal protein L32 — MAVPFGKTSKSRKNKRRTHFKLVVPGMVKCDQCGELKLAHRVCKVCGTYKAREVIKQ; from the coding sequence ATGGCAGTCCCTTTTGGAAAAACATCGAAATCCCGCAAAAACAAGCGCCGCACGCACTTCAAACTGGTCGTTCCGGGCATGGTTAAATGCGATCAATGCGGCGAGCTGAAGCTGGCGCACCGCGTTTGCAAAGTATGCGGTACGTACAAAGCTCGCGAAGTCATCAAGCAATAA
- the plsX gene encoding phosphate acyltransferase PlsX: MRIAIDAMGGDHAPEAPVEGALAAAAEWPDTELILVGKPDAIEPLLAGRKPANVSVAAATEIIGGEDEPVRAVRRKTDSSMVVAGKMVKEGAADAMISAGNTGALMAVGLLVLGRMNGIERPGLAPMLPTLDRVGVLALDLGANMDAKPEHLLQYALMGSMYREKVHGLQKPRVGLLNVGTEPGKGNELTKAAFELLGGAPIHFIGNVESRDVLTRNCDVLVCDGFSGNILLKAMEGVADTVFGVLKKELTSSLKSKLAAAMLRPNFRNIRKLMDSKEHNGAPLLGVNGLIVKSHGSSDAVATKFAIRQTRTAIESGLIPALAGEFGRK; encoded by the coding sequence ATGAGAATCGCCATTGACGCGATGGGCGGAGACCACGCCCCCGAGGCGCCGGTCGAAGGGGCGCTGGCCGCGGCGGCCGAGTGGCCGGATACGGAGCTGATTCTCGTCGGCAAGCCCGACGCGATCGAGCCGCTGCTGGCCGGCCGGAAGCCGGCCAACGTTTCCGTCGCGGCCGCGACGGAGATTATCGGCGGCGAGGACGAGCCGGTCCGCGCGGTGCGGCGCAAGACGGATTCCTCGATGGTCGTCGCGGGAAAAATGGTCAAGGAAGGCGCGGCGGACGCGATGATATCGGCCGGCAACACCGGCGCGCTGATGGCCGTCGGCCTGCTCGTGCTCGGCCGGATGAACGGCATCGAGCGTCCGGGCCTGGCGCCGATGCTGCCGACGCTGGACAGGGTCGGCGTGCTTGCGCTCGACCTCGGCGCCAACATGGACGCCAAGCCCGAGCATTTGCTTCAGTACGCGCTGATGGGCAGCATGTACCGGGAGAAAGTGCACGGCCTGCAGAAGCCGCGCGTCGGGCTGTTGAACGTGGGAACCGAGCCGGGCAAGGGGAACGAGCTGACCAAGGCCGCGTTCGAGCTGCTCGGCGGCGCGCCGATTCACTTTATCGGCAACGTGGAATCCCGCGACGTGCTGACGCGCAACTGCGACGTGCTCGTATGCGACGGTTTTTCGGGCAACATTTTGCTGAAGGCGATGGAAGGCGTAGCCGATACGGTTTTCGGCGTGTTGAAGAAGGAGCTGACGTCCTCCCTGAAGTCCAAGCTGGCGGCCGCCATGCTTCGGCCCAACTTCCGCAACATCCGGAAGCTGATGGATTCCAAGGAGCATAACGGCGCTCCCTTGCTCGGCGTGAACGGTCTCATCGTCAAAAGCCACGGCTCGTCCGACGCGGTCGCGACGAAATTCGCGATCCGCCAGACGCGGACCGCGATCGAAAGCGGACTTATCCCCGCGCTCGCGGGGGAATTCGGCAGAAAGTGA
- a CDS encoding beta-ketoacyl-ACP synthase III — MNGYPVGVLGVGMYAPERRLTNQELEKMVDTNDEWIVSRTGIRERRIAAPEQATSDLAYEASLKALAAAGITAEELDLIVVATITPDMFFPSTACILQEKLGAKKAAAFDLSAACSGFIYGLANASGFIASGMYRYALVIGADSLSRITDYTDRNTCILFGDGAGAAVLGRVPEGRGFRSFELGADGSGGELLNLRGGGSRLPSSEKTIADRNHFIYMNGREVFKFAVRIMGNAAEEALRKAGKSKEDIDLLVPHQANIRIIQSSLERLSLSEDKCKINVDRYGNMSAASIPLALAEAVEEGRVREGDCLVLVGFGGGLTWGASVLVW, encoded by the coding sequence ATGAATGGATATCCCGTAGGCGTTCTGGGCGTCGGCATGTACGCGCCGGAACGCCGTCTGACGAATCAAGAGCTCGAAAAAATGGTGGACACGAACGACGAATGGATCGTCAGCCGGACCGGCATTCGCGAGCGGCGGATCGCCGCGCCCGAACAAGCGACGTCCGACCTCGCGTACGAAGCCTCGCTGAAGGCGCTCGCCGCGGCGGGCATCACCGCCGAAGAGCTCGACCTGATCGTGGTGGCGACGATTACGCCGGACATGTTTTTCCCGTCTACGGCTTGCATCCTGCAGGAGAAGCTCGGCGCGAAAAAGGCGGCCGCATTCGACCTGTCCGCCGCATGCTCCGGCTTTATTTACGGACTGGCGAACGCTTCCGGATTCATCGCGTCGGGCATGTACCGGTACGCGCTCGTGATCGGAGCGGACAGCCTGTCGCGGATTACGGATTACACCGACCGCAATACGTGCATTCTGTTCGGCGACGGCGCGGGAGCGGCGGTGCTGGGACGGGTGCCGGAGGGCCGCGGCTTCCGCTCGTTCGAGCTCGGGGCCGACGGAAGCGGAGGGGAACTGCTGAACCTTCGCGGCGGCGGCTCGCGCCTGCCGTCTTCGGAGAAGACGATCGCCGACCGCAATCATTTTATTTACATGAACGGACGCGAAGTGTTCAAGTTCGCCGTCCGGATCATGGGCAACGCGGCGGAAGAAGCGCTCCGGAAAGCGGGCAAGAGCAAAGAGGACATCGATCTGCTCGTCCCGCATCAGGCCAACATCCGGATCATTCAATCTTCCCTGGAGCGCCTGAGCCTTTCCGAAGACAAGTGCAAAATCAACGTCGACCGCTACGGGAACATGTCGGCGGCTTCGATCCCGCTCGCGCTTGCCGAAGCGGTGGAGGAAGGACGGGTCCGCGAAGGGGATTGCCTCGTGCTCGTCGGTTTCGGAGGCGGGCTGACGTGGGGCGCTTCGGTGCTCGTTTGGTAA
- the fabD gene encoding ACP S-malonyltransferase — MGKTAFVFPGQGAQAVGMGRDAYERFESSRAIYDRADEALGFSVSKLAFEGPDEELKKTANTQPALLATSIALLEAFKARGARPDYVAGHSLGEYSALVAAGVLAFDDAIRLVRARGLFMEQAVPGGKGAMAATLGAERDALEALCRDVSASVGLVELANVNCPGQIVVSGTAEGVAAVAERGKEAGAKRVVPLEVSGPFHSSLMQPAADKLEAELAGVAFGDAAVPVVANVFARPVTSGEELRGLLVRQVVSPVLWEDSVRFLLGEGVDTFVEIGSGTVLAGLIKKIDKTVKIVSINSAAAAEEAEWN, encoded by the coding sequence ATGGGTAAAACAGCGTTTGTGTTTCCCGGCCAAGGGGCGCAAGCCGTCGGCATGGGCCGGGACGCTTACGAACGGTTCGAATCGTCGCGCGCGATCTACGACCGCGCCGACGAGGCGCTCGGCTTCTCCGTATCGAAGCTGGCGTTCGAAGGGCCGGACGAAGAATTGAAAAAAACGGCCAACACGCAGCCGGCGCTGCTGGCGACGAGCATCGCGCTGCTCGAAGCGTTCAAGGCCCGCGGCGCGAGGCCCGATTACGTCGCGGGACACAGTCTCGGCGAGTACAGCGCGCTTGTCGCCGCCGGCGTGCTGGCGTTCGACGATGCGATCCGCCTCGTGCGGGCGCGGGGGTTGTTCATGGAGCAGGCCGTGCCCGGCGGGAAAGGCGCGATGGCCGCGACGCTGGGCGCGGAGCGCGACGCGCTGGAAGCGCTGTGCCGCGACGTGTCCGCTTCGGTCGGCCTCGTGGAGCTCGCGAACGTGAACTGTCCCGGGCAGATCGTCGTTTCCGGCACGGCCGAAGGCGTCGCCGCCGTCGCGGAGCGCGGCAAGGAAGCCGGCGCGAAGCGGGTCGTCCCGCTGGAGGTCAGCGGACCGTTCCATTCGTCGCTGATGCAGCCGGCCGCCGACAAGCTGGAAGCGGAGCTCGCCGGGGTCGCGTTCGGCGACGCGGCCGTGCCGGTCGTCGCGAACGTATTCGCGCGTCCGGTCACGTCCGGGGAGGAGCTGCGCGGCCTGCTCGTCCGGCAAGTCGTCTCGCCGGTGCTGTGGGAAGACAGCGTGCGCTTCTTGCTCGGCGAAGGCGTCGACACGTTCGTCGAAATCGGGTCGGGCACGGTGCTAGCAGGCCTGATCAAAAAGATCGACAAGACGGTCAAGATCGTGTCGATCAACAGCGCGGCAGCCGCCGAAGAGGCGGAATGGAATTGA
- the fabG gene encoding 3-oxoacyl-[acyl-carrier-protein] reductase, with translation MANWDLSGKSALVTGASRGIGRAIAIALAEAGADVAVNYSGSEAAAAETVRAIEALGRKAVAVKANVGKAAEFESLAQTTLETFGKLDILVNNAGITRDNLIMRMKEEDFDAVIETNLKGVFNGIKAATRPMMKQRYGRIINISSVVGVLGNAGQANYVAAKAGVIGLTKSAARELASRGITVNAVAPGYIETDMTDKLPQEAREGILSQVPLGRMGKPEDVASAVVYLASDAASYLTGQTIHIDGGMYM, from the coding sequence ATGGCGAATTGGGATTTGAGCGGCAAATCCGCGCTCGTTACGGGCGCGTCCCGCGGCATCGGCCGGGCGATCGCGATCGCGCTCGCGGAAGCCGGAGCCGACGTGGCCGTCAACTATTCCGGCAGCGAAGCGGCCGCGGCGGAGACGGTGCGCGCGATCGAGGCCCTCGGCCGGAAGGCGGTCGCCGTCAAGGCGAACGTCGGCAAGGCGGCGGAATTCGAATCGCTCGCGCAGACGACGCTGGAAACGTTCGGAAAATTGGATATACTGGTGAATAACGCGGGCATCACCCGAGACAATCTAATCATGCGGATGAAAGAAGAAGATTTCGACGCCGTCATCGAGACGAACCTCAAGGGCGTGTTCAACGGCATCAAGGCGGCAACGCGGCCGATGATGAAGCAGCGTTACGGAAGAATCATCAACATTTCGTCCGTCGTCGGCGTGCTCGGCAACGCGGGGCAGGCGAATTACGTCGCCGCCAAGGCGGGCGTCATCGGCCTCACCAAATCCGCCGCCCGCGAGCTCGCTTCCCGCGGCATTACCGTCAATGCGGTCGCTCCCGGCTATATCGAAACGGATATGACGGACAAGCTCCCGCAGGAAGCGCGCGAAGGCATTTTAAGCCAGGTGCCGCTCGGACGCATGGGCAAGCCGGAAGACGTCGCCAGCGCGGTCGTCTACCTGGCGTCGGATGCGGCGTCGTACTTGACGGGCCAGACGATTCATATCGACGGCGGCATGTACATGTAA
- the acpP gene encoding acyl carrier protein, with protein MSDIQERVKRIVVERLGVDEAEVTNEASFKDDLGADSLDVVELVMELEDEFDLEISDEDAEKITTVGEVVNYIKSHS; from the coding sequence ATGTCCGATATACAGGAACGCGTTAAACGCATCGTAGTCGAACGCCTGGGTGTCGACGAGGCGGAAGTGACCAACGAAGCATCCTTTAAAGACGATTTGGGCGCTGATTCTCTCGACGTGGTTGAACTCGTGATGGAGCTCGAAGATGAATTCGACTTGGAGATCTCCGACGAGGATGCAGAGAAGATCACAACGGTGGGAGAAGTCGTGAATTACATAAAATCTCATTCGTAA
- the fabF gene encoding beta-ketoacyl-ACP synthase II — protein sequence MKQRVVVTGMGVITSLGADLNTFWNHLLAGKSGVSLVEAFDMTDYPTKIAAEIKNFNPEQFGIDKKDARKMDRFVQFAMVASGEAIKDADLRIGDNAEADRVGVSIGSGIGGLGTWEDQHTILMEKGPRRVSPFFIPMMIANMASGQVSIATGAKGPNTTAVTACATGTHSIGDSFKMIQRGDADVMICGGAEATIRPIAMAGFSNMRAMSTRNDEPEKASRPFDTGRDGFVMGEGAGVLILESLEHARRRGARIYAEVIGYGMSGDAHHMTEPDPDGAARCMSRALKDAGIAPEAVDYINAHGTSTPVGDKSETAAIKATFGEHAYKLAVSSTKSMTGHMLGAAGGVEAVILGLSLQNGVIPPTINLEDQDPECDLDYVPNEARKADIDVALSNSFGFGGHNATIIMRKYEA from the coding sequence TTGAAACAGCGTGTCGTCGTGACCGGGATGGGGGTTATCACCTCCCTCGGCGCCGATTTAAATACGTTTTGGAATCATCTTTTGGCCGGCAAATCCGGGGTCAGCCTTGTCGAGGCTTTCGATATGACCGACTACCCGACGAAGATCGCGGCCGAAATCAAAAATTTCAACCCCGAACAATTCGGCATCGACAAAAAGGACGCCCGTAAAATGGACCGCTTCGTGCAGTTCGCGATGGTCGCGAGCGGCGAGGCGATCAAGGACGCGGATTTGCGGATCGGCGACAACGCCGAAGCGGACCGCGTCGGCGTCAGCATCGGCTCCGGCATCGGCGGGCTGGGCACTTGGGAAGATCAGCATACGATTTTGATGGAAAAGGGCCCGCGCCGCGTCAGTCCGTTTTTTATCCCGATGATGATCGCCAATATGGCCAGCGGCCAGGTTTCGATCGCCACGGGCGCGAAAGGGCCGAATACGACGGCCGTCACCGCTTGCGCCACCGGCACGCATTCGATCGGCGACTCCTTCAAGATGATTCAGCGCGGGGACGCCGACGTGATGATTTGCGGAGGCGCGGAAGCGACGATTCGGCCGATCGCCATGGCCGGTTTTTCCAACATGCGCGCGATGAGCACCCGCAACGACGAACCGGAAAAGGCAAGCCGCCCGTTCGATACCGGGCGGGACGGGTTCGTCATGGGCGAAGGCGCGGGCGTACTCATTTTGGAATCATTGGAACATGCTCGGCGCCGCGGCGCCCGCATCTATGCCGAAGTGATCGGATACGGCATGAGCGGCGACGCGCATCATATGACGGAGCCGGATCCCGACGGCGCGGCCCGCTGCATGTCGCGGGCGCTCAAGGATGCCGGCATCGCGCCGGAAGCGGTCGACTACATTAACGCGCACGGCACGTCGACGCCCGTCGGCGACAAGTCGGAGACGGCGGCGATCAAGGCGACGTTCGGCGAGCACGCGTACAAGCTCGCCGTCAGCTCGACGAAGTCGATGACCGGGCATATGCTCGGCGCGGCCGGCGGCGTGGAAGCCGTCATTCTGGGGCTGTCGCTGCAGAACGGCGTCATTCCGCCGACGATCAACCTCGAGGACCAGGATCCGGAGTGCGATCTGGACTACGTGCCGAACGAGGCGCGCAAAGCGGACATCGACGTCGCGCTGTCGAATTCCTTCGGCTTCGGCGGGCACAACGCGACGATCATTATGCGTAAATATGAAGCCTAA
- the rnc gene encoding ribonuclease III, producing the protein MDDHFRRLQDRLNLRFRNPALLRQAFTHTSYVNEQRGARTQHNERLEFLGDAVLQLTVSEKLYRMYPDRPEGELTRLRASIVCEPSLVRFAEALDFGKVVLLGKGEEQTGGRTRPSLLADAFEAFVGALYLDQGLDATRSFLEEHLFVHLPKDTATSLKDHKTELQEKIQQLNLGQLDYRTVEERGPAHDREFVVIVYVGDRSLGEGAGRSKKEAEQKAAAKALQRLQEGGIPGRMKSGERRR; encoded by the coding sequence ATGGACGATCATTTTCGTCGTTTGCAGGACAGGCTGAATTTGCGGTTCCGAAATCCCGCGTTGCTTCGTCAGGCGTTTACGCATACTTCGTACGTGAACGAGCAGCGTGGGGCGCGGACGCAGCATAACGAAAGGCTCGAATTTCTCGGAGACGCCGTTTTGCAGCTTACGGTTTCCGAGAAGCTGTACCGGATGTACCCGGATCGGCCGGAGGGGGAATTGACCCGGCTTCGGGCAAGCATCGTCTGCGAGCCGTCGCTTGTCCGTTTTGCCGAGGCGCTCGATTTCGGAAAGGTCGTGCTGCTCGGCAAAGGGGAGGAGCAAACGGGGGGCCGCACCCGGCCGTCGCTGCTCGCCGACGCGTTCGAGGCGTTCGTCGGCGCGCTCTATTTGGACCAGGGGCTGGATGCGACCCGGTCGTTTCTGGAAGAGCACCTGTTCGTCCATTTGCCGAAAGACACGGCAACGTCGCTTAAAGATCACAAAACCGAGCTCCAGGAGAAAATCCAGCAGCTCAATTTGGGCCAGCTCGATTACCGTACCGTCGAAGAGAGGGGACCCGCTCACGATCGGGAATTCGTCGTGATCGTCTACGTCGGCGACCGCAGCCTCGGCGAAGGAGCGGGCCGCTCCAAAAAAGAGGCCGAGCAAAAAGCCGCGGCCAAAGCGCTGCAGCGGCTGCAGGAAGGCGGCATCCCCGGCCGGATGAAATCGGGGGAACGCAGGAGGTGA